The following are encoded together in the Vigna unguiculata cultivar IT97K-499-35 chromosome 2, ASM411807v1, whole genome shotgun sequence genome:
- the LOC114167343 gene encoding CDPK-related kinase 5-like produces MGLCTSKPTLSSTQSATHSPTLPSQDVAVAVTHSHSAEPHLHSANGESENPKEVDNGKRSPFFPFYSPSPGRYVFPVSPRRFFKRSFLSPSPAKHIRAALARRHGSVKPNEAAIPEAEAVAGLDKNFGFSKHFGNKYEVGDEVGRGHFGYTCVAKVKKGELKGQQVAVKVIPKAKMTTAIAIEDVRREVNILRALTGHKNLVQFYDAYEDHDNVYIVMELCEGGELLDRILSRGGKYTEEDAKVVLRQILNVVAFCHLQGVVHRDLKPENFLFTSKDENSILKTIDFGLSDFVKPDERLNDIVGSAYYVAPEVLHRAYSTEADVWSIGVIAYILLCGSRPFWARTESGIFHAVLKADPSFDEPPWPSLSDEATNFVMRLLNKDPRKRMSAAQALCHPWIKNKDVKVPLDILIFKLMKAYMRSSSLRKAALRALSKTLTVDELFYLREQFSLLEPSKKGSINLENIKAVLMVNATDAMNESRVPDFLTSLNALQFRRMDFDEFCAAALSVHQLETHDQWEQRARYAYELFEKDGNKAIVIDELASEFGLGPSVPVHAVLHDWIRHTDGKLSFLGFVKLLHGPSRSLAKAQ; encoded by the exons ATGGGTCTCTGCACTTCCAAACCCACTCTCTCCTCTACCCAATCCGCCACTCACTCCCCCACTCTACCTTCTCAAGACGTAGCCGTCGCAGTCACTCACAGTCACAGCGCTGAACCTCACTTGCACAGCGCCAATGGCGAGAGCGAAAACCCTAAGGAGGTCGACAACGGTAAGAGATCTCCGTTCTTCCCATTTTACAGTCCGAGTCCGGGCCGCTACGTGTTCCCCGTCTCGCCGCGCCGCTTCTTCAAGAGATCGTTTCTGTCGCCCTCGCCGGCGAAACACATAAGGGCGGCGCTGGCGCGGCGGCACGGGTCCGTGAAACCCAACGAGGCTGCCATACCGGAGGCGGAGGCGGTAGCGGGGCTCGACAAGAATTTTGGATTCTCCAAACATTTCGGAAATAAATATGAAGTTGGAGATGAGGTTGGGAGAGGGCATTTTGGATATACTTGTGTTGCTAAGGTGAAGAAAGGAGAGCTGAAGGGACAACAAGTGGCCGTTAAAGTCATTCCAAAAGCCAAG ATGACCACTGCAATTGCTATTGAAGATGTGAGAAGGGAGGTAAAtattttgagagctttgactggGCACAAGAATCTAGTACAATTCTATGATGCATATGAAGACCATGATAATGTCTATATAGTAATGGA GTTGTGTGAAGGAGGAGAGCTGTTAGACAGAATATTGTCAAG AGGTGGGAAGTACACAGAGGAAGATGCAAAAGTTGTCCTGAGACAAATACTGAATGTGGTTGCCTTTTGCCATCTTCAGGGCGTCGTGCATCGTGATCTTAAACCTGAG AACTTCTTGTTCACATCCAAGGACGAGAACTCAATCCTGAAGACCATAGACTTTGGGTTGTCAGATTTTGTTAAACcag ATGAAAGACTTAATGATATTGTTGGCAGTGCATACTATGTGGCACCCGAAGTTCTTCATAGAGCTTACAGTACCGAAGCTGATGTATGGAGTATTGGAGTGATTGCATATATTTTACTATGTGGCAGTCGTCCCTTTTGGGCCCGGACCGAGTCTGGTATCTTCCATGCTGTGTTAAAAGCTGATCCAAGTTTTGATGAACCTCCTTGGCCTTCTCTGTCAGATGaggcaacaaattttgttatgcgATTACTAAATAAAGATCCACGGAAAAGAATGTCTGCAGCACAGGCGTTAT GTCATCCATGGATTAAAAACAAGGATGTGAAAGTACCTCTGGATATTCTAATATTCAAGCTCATGAAGGCATACATGCGTTCCTCATCTCTACGGAAAGCGGCTTTAAGG GCTCTGTCCAAGACATTAACTGTGGATGAGCTATTTTATTTGAGGGAGCAGTTTTCACTTTTAGAGCCAAGCAAAAAGGGCTCCATTAACTTGGAAAATATCAAAGCG GTCTTGATGGTGAATGCAACAGATGCTATGAACGAGTCACGCGTACCTGACTTTCTGACATCA CTTAATGCATTACAATTTAGAAGGATGGATTTTGATGAGTTCTGTGCGGCTGCCCTTAGTGTTCATCAACTTGAAACACATGACCAGTGGGAGCAACGTGCACGTTATGCTTACGAACTTTTTGAAAAGGACGGTAACAAGGCCATAGTCATTGACGAACTAGCTTCG GAGTTTGGGCTTGGTCCATCTGTCCCTGTTCATGCTGTTCTCCATGATTGGATTCGGCACACTGATGGAAAATTAAGTTTCCTTGGGTTTGTCAAACTGTTGCATGGCCCATCTAGAAGTCTTGCAAAAGCTCAATAG
- the LOC114167533 gene encoding uncharacterized protein LOC114167533, which yields MDEATSLKARPFLPPSSMDKMETRGTKAMVAMEKTIENERSSNRERKMALIQDVDKLKRKLRLEENVHRVLERAFTRPLGSLPRLPPYLPPHILKLVTEVAVLEEEVVRLEENVVNFRQALYQEAVYISSKWKSEYLRDSMD from the exons ATGGATGAGGCAACGAGCTTAAAGGCTCGTCCTTTTCTTCCTCCTTCGTCTATG GATAAGATGGAAACTCGAGGGACTAAGGCAATGGTGGCAATGGAGAAAACCATAGAAAATGAGCGTAGCTCCAATAGAGAAAGGAAAATGGCTTTGATACAAGAT GTTGACAAGTTGAAGAGAAAGCTTAGACTCGAAGAGAATGTTCACAGAGTGTTAGAAAGAGCATTTACAAGACCTTTGGGATCCCTTCCTCGTCTTCCTCCTTATCTTCCCCCACAT ATACTAAAGCTTGTGACTGAAGTAGCAGTATTGGAGGAGGAGGTGGTTAGACTAGAAGAAAACGTTGTGAATTTCAGACAAGCTCTATATCAGGAAGCTGTCTACATTTCCTCTAAGTGGAAATCAGAATATTTGAGGGACTCAATGGACTAG
- the LOC114172034 gene encoding estradiol 17-beta-dehydrogenase 1-like — protein MMRSTASSSSARGIAAIVGVGPKLGRSIARNFAHHGYTVAILARDLGRLSRVAEEIAREEKAQVFAIRVDCADSKSVRDAFEGVHSLGFVEVLVYNANYQPLSPKPVSFRNIHLDTFQNSVAVSAVGAFHCAQQVLTGMVERGKGTILFTGCSASLNGIPGYSQLCCGKFALRALAQCLAREFQPQGVHIAHVIIDGVVAPPSYCRGKSGSVGDEISISSREDEGTVDPDAVAQTYWHLHIQDRTAWTQEIDLRSNTATFF, from the exons ATGATGAGAAGCACCGCAAGCTCTAGCTCCGCCCGAGGCATTGCTGCCATAGTCGGCGTGGGTCCCAAGCTAGGTCGTTCCATCGCCCGCAACTTCGCTCACCATGGCTACACTGTTGCCATTCTCGCTCGCGACCTAG GTAGATTGTCGAGAGTGGCGGAAGAAATAGCGAGGGAAGAGAAAGCACAGGTGTTTGCGATACGCGTGGACTGCGCCGATTCCAAAAGCGTGAGGGATGCATTCGAAGGAGTTC ATTCCCTCGGATTCGTTGAGGTTCTTGTCTATAATGCTAATTACCAACCCCTCTCTCCCAAACCTGTTTCCTTCCGAAACATCCATCTCGACACTTTTCAAAACTCCGTCGCTGTTTCCGCCGTCGGTGCCTTCCACTGCGCTCAACAG GTGTTGACGGGGATGGTGGAGAGAGGGAAAGGCACGATCCTTTTCACGGGATGTTCTGCTTCACTGAATGGCATACCTGGATACTCCCAACTAT GTTGCGGGAAGTTCGCGTTGAGAGCGCTAGCACAATGCTTGGCAAGGGAATTTCAACCTCAGGGAGTGCACATAGCACATGTAATCATCGACGGTGTTGTTGCCCCACCCAG TTATTGTCGGGGAAAATCAGGTTCAGTTGGGGATGAAATAAGCATAAGCAGTAGAGAGGATGAGGGCACAGTGGACCCAGACGCTGTGGCTCAAACATATTGGCACTTGCACATTCAGGACCGAACCGCTTGGACCCAAGAAATTGACCTGCGTTCCAACACTGCTACATTCTTCTAG
- the LOC114166215 gene encoding uncharacterized protein LOC114166215 has product TSGETSKNKTTYSRERRKKLYSVLQIARGSSASILKEKLSAMGSSGVLADHQLQAQLQEHHLKGHSHLTILDIARKAFLYSHFMEGNTKIAPISRLPLITVIDTKHHLKDIPVVQPFHLELNFFNKENPVLHYPVRAFYVDGSNLMAYNILSGSDSIYKKFYNSIPRSVEYQAKYLIYSKKQHLFLAVYEFTGTTKEVVLYRENTDAVTSNSKSTTVKGCDAAFIGQNENQFAILDEDKTGLAVFTLPGGASQETKQNDKLFEENQPAETNDGSIRGPVPFMFETEVDRIYSTPLDSTLMFASHGSQIGLVKLIQGYRLSTSSSKGHYISTKGEGKKSIMLKRNEIVLQVYWQETLRGHVAGILTTHRVLIVSTALDILAGTSTNFDKGLPSFRSILWIGPAFLFSTATAISILGWDGKVRTILSTSMPCAVLVGALNDRLLLASPTEINPKQRRGFEVKSCLVGLLEPLLIGFATMQQSFEQKLDLSEILYQITSRFDSLRITPRSLDILARGSPVCGDLAVSLSQSGPQFTQVMRGVYAVKALRFSTALSVLKDEFLRSRDYPQCPPTSHLFHRFRQLGYSCIRFGQFDSAKETFEVTSDYESMLDLFICHLNPSAMRRLAQKLEEEALDSELRRYTERILRIRSSGWTQGIFANFAAESMVPKGPEWGGGNWEIKTPTNEKDIPQWELAAEVTPYMKNDDGAIPSIIVDHIGVYLGSIKGRGNVVEVREDTLVKDFIPACNDFKANGLEVSSLKPTSNQGIGNAKGVPLMGQERLTQRRANSSTDEQTKAEEEFKKSMYGAAASDSSSDEEGVSKTKKIRVRIRDKPVTSFVDVDKLKEATSKFKLSEGLTPTRSRSFTSVSQDLGLSQPPAATGVAAHTVSTPGDLFSINAFTQPESISQPTPGVASGGTKVGPIPEDFFENTIPSLKVAASLAPAGSYLSKFTAGAQSGKATQNQVKASESEVSLQGDVSTQAVQLPMSPIESVGLPDGGIPQSSDQAAVTPPSQFQAPVSSQPLDLSIFGAPNTSDSGKPPQTGSPPSSVRPGQVPREAAASVCFKTGLAHLELNHLSDALSCFDEAFLALAKEQSRGSDIKAQATICAQYKITVTLLREIVRLQKVHGPSAISAKDEMARLSRHLGSLPLLAKHRINCIRTAIKRNIEVQNYAYSKQMLELLLSKAPPSKQEEFRSLIDLCVQRGLANKSIDPLEDPSQFCAATLSRLSTIGYDVCDLCGSKFSAVTAPGCIICGMGIIKRSDAVAGPVPSPFG; this is encoded by the exons ACAAGTGGAGAAACTTCGAAAAATAAGACCACATACAgtagagaaaggagaaagaaactTTATTCAGTTTTGCAAATTGCACGGGGATCATCAG CatctattttaaaagaaaaattatcagCCATGGGTTCATCTGGAGTGTTAGCAGACCATCAGCTGCAAGCTCAATTACAGGAGCATCATTTGAAAGG CCACAGTCATCTTACAATATTAGACATTGCAAGGAAGGCTTTTCTTTACAGT CATTTTATGGAAGGCAATACAAAAATTGCACCAATATCTCGCTTGCCTCTCATCACTGTTATAGATACCAAGCATCATTTGAAGGACATTCCAGTTGTACAG CCATTTCACTTGGAGCTAAATTTCTTCAATAAAGAGAATCCAGTTCTTCACTATCCTGTCAGGGCTTTTTATGTGGATGGATCTAATCTTATggcatataatatattatctgGATCTGACAGTATCTACAAGAAGTTTTACAATTCG ATTCCTCGGAGTGTGGAGTATCAAGCAAAATACTTGATTTACAGTAAAAAACAACACCTATTTCTTGCGGTTTATGAATTTACTGGTACTACAAAAGAAGTTGTACTTTACCGGGAAAATACTGATGCGGTGACATCAAACAGTAAAAGCACCACAGTCAAAG GTTGTGATGCGGCATTTATTGGTCAGAATGAAAATCAGTTTGCTATTCTCGATGAGGACAAGACAGGGCTGGCAGTATTTACACTACCAGGAGGAGCCTCACAAGAAACAAAGCAAAATGATAAACTTTTTGAAGAAAATCAACCTGCAGAAACTAACGATGGTTCAATTCGCGGCCCAGTGCCATTTATGTTTGAAACTGAAGTTGATCGTATCTATTCAACTCCTTTAG ATTCAACTTTGATGTTTGCTTCTCATGGGAGCCAAATTGGACTAGTAAAGCTCATACAAGGGTACCGCCTTTCCACTTCATCTTCCAAAGGGCATTATATATCAACCAAGGGTGAGGGCAAAAAGTCGATCATGTTGAAAAGAAATGAGATTGTACTTCAG GTTTACTGGCAAGAGACTCTCAGGGGACACGTTGCAGGAATTTTAACAACACATAGAGTACTTATTGTTTCGACAGCACTTGACATACTTGCAGGCACTTCGACAAATTTTGACAAAGGGCTTCCTTCG TTTAGATCAATCTTATGGATAGGGCCTGCCTTTCTTTTTTCTACTGCCACTGCAATTAGTATACTCGGCTGGGATGGAAAAGTGAGGACTATCTTGTCAACTAGTATGCCTTGTGCAG TCTTGGTTGGTGCTTTGAATGATCGATTGTTGCTTGCTAGTCCTACAGAAATAAATCCCAAACAGAGGAGGGGATTTGAGGTCAAAAGCTGTCTTGTTGGTCTTCTTGAGCCTCTTCTTATTGGATTTGCCACGATGCAACAAAGTTTTGAGCAGAAGCTTGACCTATCAGAAATACTGTACCAAATAACATCAAG GTTTGACAGCTTGCGCATAACACCTAGGTCTCTGGACATCCTTGCTAGAGGTTCTCCAGTTTGTGGAGACTTAGCTGTGTCATTATCTCAATCAGGTCCACAGTTCACCCAA GTGATGCGGGGTGTCTATGCTGTGAAAGCTCTTCGTTTTTCCACTGCTTTGTCTGTTCTAAAAGACGAATTCCTGCGATCAAGAGATTACCCACAATGTCCCCCTACATCTCATTTATTTCACAGGTTCAGACAGTTGGGTTATTCCTGTATCAG ATTCGGTCAGTTTGATAGTGCAAAAGAAACTTTTGAAGTTACATCAGATTACGAAAGCATGCTTGATCTATTTATATGCCACCTTAATCCTAGTGCCATGAGGCGTCTTGCTCAGAAGTTGGAAGAAGAAGCTCTTGACTCAGAATTGAGGAGATATACTGAAAGGATTTTACGGATTCGATCTAGTGGATGGACTCAGGGCATATTTGCCAACTTTGCGGCAGAAAGTATGGTTCCTAAAGGACCTGAATGGGGTGGTGGAAACTGGGAAATCAAAACCCCTACTAATGAAAAGGATATACCTCAGTGGGAGCTTGCTGCAGAGGTGACGCCATATATGAAGAATGATGATGGTGCTATTCCATCCATTATTGTAGATCATATAGGTGTGTATTTAGGCTCAATTAAAGGAAGAGGCAATGTTGTTGAGGTAAGGGAAGATACCTTGGTTAAAGACTTCATCCCTGCATGCAACGATTTTAAAGCAAATGGTCTTGAAGTATCTTCACTTAAACCCACATCTAATCAAGGGATTGGTAATGCAAAAGGTGTTCCATTAATGGGTCAGGAAAGGCTTACTCAACGGCGTGCCAATTCCTCAACTGATGAACAGACTAAAGCAGAAGAAGAATTTAAGAAATCCATGTATGGAGCTGCTGCTTCTGACAGCAGCAGTGATGAGGAAGGAGTATCAAAAACCAAAAAGATACGTGTTAGAATACGAGACAAGCCAGTTACCTCTTTTGTGGATGTGGATAAGCTTAAAGAAGCCACTAGTAAATTTAAACTAAGTGAAGGGTTAACTCCTACGAGGAGTAGGTCCTTTACTAGTGTATCCCAAGATCTTGGCCTATCTCAGCCACCTGCAGCTACTGGAGTGGCTGCTCATACTGTTTCAACTCCAGGTGACCTGTTTAGTATAAATGCCTTTACTCAACCAGAATCAATTTCACAGCCAACTCCTGGGGTTGCGAGTGGGGGAACTAAAGTAGGACCTATTCCAGAAGACTTCTTTGAGAACACAATTCCATCTCTTAAGGTTGCTGCTTCACTGGCTCCTGCTGGCAGTTATCTCTCTAAATTTACTGCAGGAGCTCAAAGTGGCAAAGCAACTCAAAACCAGGTTAAAGCTTCTGAATCTGAAGTTAGTCTTCAAGGTGATGTTTCTACTCAAGCTGTTCAACTACCTATGTCTCCTATCGAGTCTGTAGGACTTCCGGATGGTGGTATACCACAATCCTCAGATCAGGCTGCAGTCACGCCCCCATCACAATTTCAGGCACCAGTTTCTAGCCAACCTCTTGATCTTAGTATATTTGGAGCACCAAATACTTCTGATTCTGGAAAGCCTCCACAAACTGGTTCTCCACCATCCTCTGTAAGACCGGGACAG GTTCCCCGAGAAGCTGCTGCTTCTGTGTGTTTCAAGACTGGACTTGCTCACCTTGAGCTAAATCATCTTTCAGATGCTTTGTCTTGCTTTGATGAAGCTTTTCTTGCATTAGCTAAAGAACAATCTCGTGGAAGTGATATAAAAGCTCAAGCAACAATATGTGCTCAATACAAGATAACAGTCACTCTTCTTCGG GAAATTGTTCGTTTGCAAAAAGTTCATGGTCCAAGTGCTATTAGCGCAAAAGATGAAATGGCTAGACTTTCACGCCATCTTGGCTCATTGCCTTTGCTCGCAAAGCACAGAATAAATTGCATTCGAACTGCCATAAAACGAAATATAGAGGTGCAAAATTATGCATATTCCAAGCAAATGTTAGAACTACTATTATCTAAAGCACCTCCAAGTAAGCAGGAGGAATTTAGAAGCCTCATTGACCTGTGTGTTCAGAGGGGTTTGGCTAACAAGTCGATTGATCCATTGGAAGATCCATCACAATTCTGTGCTGCCACATTAAGCAGGCTGTCGACCATTGGATATGATGTGTGTGATCTCTGTGGATCTAAATTTTCAGCTGTGACTGCACCAGGATGCATCATATGTGGAATGGGCATCATCAAGAGATCAGATGCAGTCGCAGGACCAGTTCCTTCTCCTTTTGGTTGA
- the LOC114168962 gene encoding zinc finger CCCH domain-containing protein 62, which produces MDQMRGKNIVMVSSSEEEEEEEVEEEDDDEEEQVEEEDDDDDDDDDDKEEESDCEDSDFDEASKSESESGDNDVDDSSLSDKVVSLLREGKDIQSLKLRQCKAYLRNHGLRIAGNRDVCVARIREHWRLKYGSGYTLYPKSSFTINCTGDVCMGDVVLFRQKVYEKFSKVTRHGKIIGNRTVAGRVVKESYGAAKQQHTFTVEVLWSTGVRKLPPLSPLLVKGRNLYKQKTYRQRWKNEADRVEVLHEKHRRGAAARSKRALKNKKRSCFSNESRGSKRPHEIHNKKRSKSGRSCVDKVRHQDGFRRANNFQPRAATSSTPVTRKEIAPSRGPTYTGGSHHSDEFDRYQVPVYPLYDSYPQSTYRYHVNSQSRNVPNELFYHNRGLIPPSRPPVGEFTTRSQHLISNDNRHAQTNLYDFELKKYGGRKYGI; this is translated from the exons ATGGATCAGATGAGAGGAAAAAACATTGTCATGGTTTCATCttctgaagaagaagaagaagaagaagtagaagaGGAAGATGACGATGAGGAAGAACAAGTAGAAGAGGAAGATGACGATGACGATGACGATGACGatgataaagaagaagaaagcgaTTGCGAAGATAGCGATTTCGATGAAGCATCCAAATCCGAATCCGAATCCGGTGACAATGACGTTGATGATTCCTCTCTCTCCGATAAAGTCGTCTCCCTACTTCGAG AAGGAAAGGATATTCAATCTTTGAAACTAAGGCAATGCAAGGCGTATCTACGGAATCATGGCCTGAGAATCGCGGGAAATAGAGATGTTTGTGTTGCCAGGATAAGGGAGCATTGGAG GTTAAAATACGGAAGTGGATACACGCTCTACCCAAAATCATCCTTTACCATTAATTGTACCG GTGATGTCTGCATGGGAGATGTTGTACTGTTCAGACAAAAGGTTTATGAAAA GTTTAGTAAAGTGACCAGGCATGGAAAAATTATAGGAAACAGAACTGTTGCTGGCAGGGTTGTTAAGGAGAGCTATGGTGCAGCTAAACAACAGCATACCTTCACT GTGGAGGTGTTGTGGAGTACTGGGGTTAGGAAATTGCCTCCACTTTCCCCTTTACTCGTAAAGGGCCGGAATCTCTACAAACAGAAAACTTACAGACAG AGATGGAAAAATGAAGCTGATAGAGTCGAAGTACTTCATGAGAAGCACAGACGCGGTGCAGCAGCAAGATCTAAGAGAGcgttgaaaaacaaaaagagaagtTGTTTTTCGAATGAATCTAGAG GTTCCAAACGGCCGCATGAAATCCACAATAAAAAACGGTCAAAATCAGGAAGATCCTGTGTAGATAAGGTCAGGCACCAAGATGGCTTCAGAAGAGCAAATAACTTTCAACCTCGAGCGGCCACTTCATCAACTCCAGTAACACGGAAGGAGATTGCACCCTCAAGAGGGCCCACATATACTGGGGGAAGTCATCATTCTGATGAATTTGACCGTTACCAAGTTCCGGTTTATCCATTATATGATAGTTATCCGCAAAGTACATACCGATATCATGTAAATTCTCAAAGCAGGAACGTGCCAAACGAATTATTTTATCACAACAGAGGTCTAATTCCACCTTCCAGGCCTCCTGTTGGTGAATTCACAACTAGATCGCAACACCTGATATCCAACGATAATCGTCATGCTCAGACAAACCTATACGACTTCGAATTGAAGAAATATGGAGGGAGAAAGTACGGTATATGA